Proteins from a single region of Cyprinus carpio isolate SPL01 unplaced genomic scaffold, ASM1834038v1 S000006762, whole genome shotgun sequence:
- the LOC109078159 gene encoding progonadoliberin IIB, with amino-acid sequence MVHICRLFVVMGMLMFLSAQFASAQHWSHGWYPGGKREIDVYDPSEVSEEIKLCDAGKCIFLRPQGRNILKTIVLDALIRDFQKRK; translated from the exons ATGGTGCACATCTGCAGGCTGTTTGTGGTGATGGGGATGTTGATGTTTCTAAGTGCCCAGTTTGCCAGCGCTCAGCACTGGTCTCATGGCTGGTATCctggaggaaagagagagatagatgtTTATGATCCTTCAGAG GTTTCAGAAGAAATTAAACTCTGTGACGCAGGGAAATGCATCTTCCTGAGACCCCAGGGAAGAAACATTCTGAAGACAATAGTG CTGGACGCCCTCATACGGGATTTCCAAAAGAGGAAGTGA
- the LOC122144812 gene encoding beta-1,3-galactosyl-O-glycosyl-glycoprotein beta-1,6-N-acetylglucosaminyltransferase 4-like: MNFHFSLQNENIWFRLKLRNLIFIVLTLALLLCCFRSHFSIVNEGGQETGHSDRPRLTVQYRINCTEIYEMEPVELGKRIIRKQKSYVGPTDEAVVNATSDCDCFVKSRGYNATQGSDFEREFPLAFSLVVHQDAALVERLLRAIYMPHNIYCKHYDLKSSDDFISAMKGLARCIPNVFIASNLERVQYAGFSRLKADLNCLSDLLDSEVKWKYVINLCGQDFPLRTNAELVSDLKKLKGGNMVESKWPGGKTGRWSVLSYLLKDNNSQYYESPVSTSEIKSPPPHNIEMFVGSAYFTLSREFVAFVHQSLLARDFLAWCEDTYSPDEHFWATLIRVPGVPGEVPRSDPEISELISKTRLVKWSYLERTLYPPCTGVSIRAVCIYGAAELRWLLNYGHWFANKVDPKVDPVLMECLEEILSEKQLRPKLQ; this comes from the coding sequence ATGAACTTTCATTTCTCACTACAGAATGAGAATATTTGGTTCCGCCTTAAACTGAGaaatttgatatttattgttttaacccTGGCACTTCTTCTATGTTGCTTCAGATCACATTTTTCAATAGTAAATGAAGGAGGACAGGAAACAGGACATTCTGACAGGCCGCGGCTGACGGTACAATATCGCATTAATTGCACAGAAATATATGAAATGGAACCAGTGGAACTGGGCAAAAGAATCATTCGCAAGCAAAAAAGCTACGTAGGGCCAACCGATGAGGCTGTTGTTAATGCCACCTCTGACTGTGATTGCTTTGTTAAGTCAAGGGGCTATAATGCGACTCAAGGCTCTGACTTTGAGCGTGAATTTCCTCTTGCTTTTTCTTTGGTCGTTCACCAGGATGCGGCTCTTGTGGAGAGGTTGCTAAGGGCCATTTATATGCCGCATAACATATACTGCAAGCATTATGATCTGAAGTCCTCAGATGACTTTATTTCGGCAATGAAAGGTCTGGCCCGCTGCATCCCCAACGTCTTCATTGCCTCAAACCTGGAGAGGGTGCAGTACGCAGGATTCTCACGACTCAAAGCGGATCTTAATTGCCTGTCTGACCTCCTAGATTCTGAGGTCAAATGGAAGTATGTCATCAACCTGTGTGGTCAGGACTTTCCACTGCGGACAAATGCTGAGCTGGTGTCGGATCTAAAAAAGCTGAAAGGCGGGAACATGGTGGAGAGCAAGTGGCCTGGAGGAAAGACAGGTCGCTGGAGTGTTTTGAGTTATTTACTAAAAGATAATAATTCACAGTATTATGAGTCTCCTGTAAGCACTTCTGAGATAAAATCTCCACCTCCTCACAACATAGAAATGTTTGTGGGCAGCGCGTACTTCACACTTTCAAGAGAATTTGTGGCTTTTGTTCACCAGAGTTTGCTAGCCAGGGATTTCTTGGCTTGGTGTGAGGATACATACTCACCTGATGAACATTTCTGGGCAACTCTAATTCGTGTGCCTGGAGTACCAGGGGAAGTGCCAAGATCTGATCCTGAGATCTCAGAACTGATAAGTAAAACCCGCCTGGTGAAGTGGTCATATCTAGAAAGGACTCTTTATCCACCATGCACTGGAGTCAGTATACGAGCTGTATGTATTTATGGTGCTGCTGAGCTCAGATGGCTGCTGAACTATGGCCATTGGTTTGCTAATAAAGTGGATCCAAAAGTGGATCCTGTTCTTATGGAATGTTTAGAGGAGATACTTTCAGAAAAACAACTGAGGCCAAAATTGCAGTGA